One region of Strigops habroptila isolate Jane chromosome 11, bStrHab1.2.pri, whole genome shotgun sequence genomic DNA includes:
- the LOC115614217 gene encoding cullin-associated NEDD8-dissociated protein 1-like isoform X3: MLSDKEQLRDISSIGLKTVISELPPTSTGSTMTANVCKKITAQLTGAIGKQEDVSVQLEALDILSDMLSRLGGTLYSFHSSILNCLLPQLTSPRLAVRKRAIIALGHLVLTCSGNIFSELTEHLLAELKRNESTSTTRTYIQCVAGISRQAGHRIGEHLEKIIPLIVQYCNVEDDELREYCFQAFESFVRRCPKEMDPHIPNVMGLCLKYITFDPNYNYDNEEEEEMMETENGEDEEQESDDEYSDDDDISWKVRRSAAKCLEAVVSSRRDLLQDFYKTLSPVLISRFKEREENVKADIFSAYISLLRQTLPIQSWLHAADASGKDDVPLRMLQNQVPNIVKALHKQLKEKSIKSRQGCFSLLTELANVLPGCLADHVPALIPGIVFSLADKSSSSNMRIDTLSFLHVLLCNHQPEVFHPHIKSLLPPVVTCIGDPFYKITSEALLVTQQLVKVIRPLDKSCTFDAKPYVKDLFPGTLKRLKAADIDQEVKERAISCMGQIIYNLGDHLSTDLQPTLKIFLERLKNEITRLTTVKALTLIASSPLKIDLRPILGEGFPILASFLRKNQRALKLSTLTALDILVKNYSDSLKPAMIESVLAELPALITENDMHVSQVAVMFLTTLAQVYPSCISKISSSVLAEILQLIHSPLLQGGALNAIIDFLHALVLTKAAPVGYAELLKQLTAPIYCSGAAGAPALHKQAYYSVAKCVAALSSACPKEAPATVNQFIQDVKTPKSSSAVKVLAFLSLAEMGRTTNLSAQRELRTVILEAFTSSSEEVKSAASYALGNVSIGNLKEYLPFMLKEIGSQPKRQYLLLHSLKEVISASPADGLKPYVEDIWALLFKHCECTEEGTRNVVAECLGKLTLVNPSELLPRLKNQLPSGSPHARSTVVTAVKFTIADQPQPIDALLKGCIGDFLKTLQDPDLNVRRVALALFNSAAHNKPSLIRDLLPAVLPSLYNETKVRRELIREVEMGPFKHTVDDGLDVRKAAFECMYTLLESCLDRLDIYEYLNHVEDGLKDHYDIRMLTFIMLARLSTLCPSAVLQRLERLVEPLRATCSTKVKAGSVKQEFEKQDELKRSAMRAVAALLTIPEVEKSPVMAEFSSQIRSSPEMASLFESIQKDSASLPTSELMDMS, translated from the exons ATGTTGTCAGACAAGGAACAGCTGCGGGATATCTCCAGCATTGGACTGAAAACAGTCATCTCTGAGCTGCCACCAACTTCTACAG GCTCCACAATGACAGCAAATGTGTGCAAAAAGATCACAGCCCAGCTGACAGGAGCCATTGGCAAGCAGGAGGATGTATCCGTGCAGCTGGAGGCCCTTGACATCCTGTCAGATATGCTGAGCAG ACTAGGGGGAACACTCTACTCTTTCCATTCCTCCATCCTGAActgcctcctgccccagctgaCAAGCCCCAGGCTGGCAGTACGGAAAAGGGCCATCATTGCGTTGGGACATCTTGTCTTGACCTGCAGCGGAAACATCTTCTCAGAGCTCACTGAGCATCTGCTTGCTGAGCTGAAGAGGAATGAATCTACTTCTACTACGAGGACATACATTCAGTGTGTTGCTGGCATCAGCAGGCAGGCTGGACATCGCATAG GAGAACATCTGGAGAAGATAATTCCTCTGATTGTTCAGTACTGTAACGTGGAAGATGATGAGCTGAGAGAGTATTGCTTTCAGGCCTTCGAGTCTTTTGTGAGAAG GTGCCCAAAGGAAATGGACCCTCACATCCCTAATGTGATGGGGTTATGTTTGAAGTACATCACCTTTGATCCAAACTACAACTATGAtaatgaggaggaggaagagatgaTGGAAACTGAAAATGGGGAGGATGAAGAGCAAG aaAGCGATGACGAGTACAGCGACGACGACGACATCAGCTGGAAGGTCCGCAGGTCTGCAGCCAAGTGCCTGGAGGCCGTCGTCAGCAGCAGGCGCGACCTCCTGCAGGACTTCTACAAAACCCTTTCCCCGGTCTTGATAAGCAGATTcaaagagagggaggagaatgTCAAAGCTGACATCTTCAGTGCTTACATCTCCTTGCTGAGGCAAACGCTGCCCATCCAGAGCTGGCTGCACGCAGCCGATGCCTCAGGCAAAGATGATGTTCCTTTGAGGATGCTTCAGAACCAG GTCCCCAACATTGTCAAGGCCTTGCACAAGCAGCTCAAAGAAAAGAGCATCAAATCTCGACAGGGTTGTTTCAGCCTCCTGACAGAACTGGCCAATGTTCTTCCCGGTTGCCTGGCAGATCACGTCCCTGCACTCATCCCTG GTATTGTTTTCTCCTTGGCCGATAAATCCAGCTCCTCCAACATGAGGATCGACACACTATCTTTCCTTCACGTTCTTCTTTGCAACCACCAGCCGGAGGTATTCCATCCTCATATCAAAAGCCTGCTACCTCCCGTTGTGACCTGTATTGGAGACCCCTTTTATAAGATCACTTCAGAAGCCCTGCTGGTTACTCAGCAACTTGTGAAAGTTATCAGGCCTTTGGACAAATCCTGCACTTTTGATGCCAAGCCTTACGTGAAGGACCTTTTCCCTGGTACTCTGAAGCGGCTGAAGGCAGCTGACATCGACCAGGAGGTGAAGGAGCGTGCCATCTCCTGCATGGGACAGATTATTTACAATTTGGGAGACCATTTAAGCACTGATCTCCAGCCAACCTTGAAGATATTTCTGGAGAGGCTCAAAAATGAAATCACCAGATTGACAACAGTCAAGGCATTAACCTTAATTGCTAGTTCTCCACTTAAAATAGATTTGAGACCCATTCTAGGGGAAGGTTTCCCCATTCTAGCTTCCTTCCTGAGAAAGAATCAACGTGCCTTGAAACTGAGCACCCTGACTGCCCTGGACATCCTGGTGAAGAACTACAGTGACAGCCTCAAGCCTGCCATGATAGAGTCTGTCCTGGCGGAGCTCCCTGCTTTAATCACTGAGAACGACATGCATGTTTCCCAGGTGGCTGTCATGTTCCTTACTACTTTGGCTCAGGTTTATCCATCCTGCATCTCTAAGATCAGCAGCTCAGTTCTTGCTGAAATCCTGCAGCTCATCCACTCGCCTTTGCTTCAGGGAGGGGCTCTGAACGCCATCATAGACTTCCTCCATGCTCTGGTGCTGACGAAGGCGGCCCCTGTGGGGTACGCggagctgctgaagcagctgaCTGCGCCCATTTACTGCTCCGGCGCAGCCGGGGCTCCGGCGTTACACAAACAGGCCTATTACTCTGTTGCCAAGTGCGTGGCAgccctctcctctgcctgccccaaGGAAGCCCCTGCCACAGTGAACCAGTTTATCCAGGATGTAAAGACCCCCAagtccagctctgctgtgaaggTGCTGGCTTTCCTCTCACTGGCAGAGATGGGGCGCACCACCAACCTCAGTGCTCAGCGGGAGCTCAGAACTGTCATCCTGGAAGCATTCACGTCCAGCAGCGAAGAGGTGAAATCTGCCGCTTCCTACGCGCTGGGGAACGTCAGCATTGGGAATCTTAAGGAGTATCTTCCCTTCATGCTGAAAGAGATCGGAAGCCAGCCCAAGAGGCAGTACCTCCTGCTGCACTCTCTGAAAGAAGTGATCAGTGCCTCCCCAGCCGATGGCCTCAAACCCTACGTGGAGGATATCTGGGCTCTGCTTTTCAAGCACTGTGAGTGCACAGAGGAGGGGACGCGCAACGTGGTGGCCGAGTGCTTGGGGAAGCTGACTCTGGTGAATCCTTCTGAGCTGCTGCCCCGGCTCAAAAACCAGCTGCCATCAG GCTCTCCCCATGCCCGGAGCACGGTCGTGACTGCAGTCAAATTCACAATTGCAGACCAACCTCAGCCCATCGATGCCCTCCTGAAAGGCTGCATAG GTGACTTCTTAAAAACTCTCCAGGACCCGGACCTGAACGTTCGACGGGTGGCTTTAGCCTTGTTTAATTCTGCTGCTCACAACAAACCGTCTCTAATCCGTGATCTGCTCCCTGCCGTTCTCCCCAGCCTGTACAACGAAACGAAGGTCCGACGGGAGCTCATCCGGGAG GTAGAAATGGGCCCATTCAAGCACACAGTGGATGATGGCCTTGACGTgaggaaagctgcttttgaatGTATGTACAcactgctggaaagctgcctcGACCGACTGGATATCTACGAGTACCTGAACCATGTGGAGGATGGACTGAAGGATCACTACGACATTCGG ATGCTGACTTTCATCATGCTGGCTCGGCTGTCCACGCTCTGCCCCAGCGCCGTGCTGCAGCGGCTCGAGCGACTGGTTGAGCCGCTCCGGGCAACCTGCTCCACAAAG GTTAAAGCCGGTTCTGTGAAGCAGGAGTTTGAGAAGCAGGATGAGCTGAAGCGATCTGCCATGAGAGCCGTGGCTGCTCTCCTGACCATCCCTGAAGTAGAAAAAAGTCCAGTGATGGCTGAGTTTTCATCTCAGATCAGATCCAGTCCTGAAATGGCATCACTCTTTGAGAGCATTCAGAAGGattctgcctccctccccacctcagAGTTGATGGACATGAGCTAA
- the RPL32 gene encoding 60S ribosomal protein L32 translates to MPALRPLVKPKIVKKRTKKFIRHQSDRYVKIKRNWRKPRGIDNRVRRRFKGQILMPNIGYGSNKKTKHMLPTGFRKFLVHNVKELEVLMMSNKSYCAEIAHNVSSKNRKIIVERAAQLAIKITNPNARLRSEENE, encoded by the exons ATGCCTGCCCTCCGGCCTCTCGTGAAACCTAAGATCGTCAAGAAGAGGACCAAGAAGTTCATCCGGCATCAGTCCGATCGCTATGTCAAGATCAAG cGCAACTGGCGCAAACCGAGGGGCATCGATAACAGAGTTCGCCGGCGCTTCAAGGGTCAGATCCTGATGCCCAACATCGGTTATGGCAGCAATAAGAAGACCAAGCACATGCTGCCCACGGGCTTTAGGAAATTCCTGGTCCACAATGTCAAGGAGCTGGAGGTGCTCATGATGAGCAACAA GTCATACTGCGCAGAGATCGCTCACAACGTGTCTTCCAAGAACCGGAAGATAATCGTGGAGAGGGCGGCCCAGCTCGCCATCAAGATCACCAACCCCAACGCCAGGCTGCGCAGCGAGGAGAACGAGTAG
- the LOC115614217 gene encoding cullin-associated NEDD8-dissociated protein 1-like isoform X2: MQLNGSVHDRAPESLGPLVGKVKEYQVETIVDTLCTNMLSDKEQLRDISSIGLKTVISELPPTSTGSTMTANVCKKITAQLTGAIGKQEDVSVQLEALDILSDMLSRLGGTLYSFHSSILNCLLPQLTSPRLAVRKRAIIALGHLVLTCSGNIFSELTEHLLAELKRNESTSTTRTYIQCVAGISRQAGHRIGEHLEKIIPLIVQYCNVEDDELREYCFQAFESFVRRCPKEMDPHIPNVMGLCLKYITFDPNYNYDNEEEEEMMETENGEDEEQESDDEYSDDDDISWKVRRSAAKCLEAVVSSRRDLLQDFYKTLSPVLISRFKEREENVKADIFSAYISLLRQTLPIQSWLHAADASGKDDVPLRMLQNQVPNIVKALHKQLKEKSIKSRQGCFSLLTELANVLPGCLADHVPALIPGIVFSLADKSSSSNMRIDTLSFLHVLLCNHQPEVFHPHIKSLLPPVVTCIGDPFYKITSEALLVTQQLVKVIRPLDKSCTFDAKPYVKDLFPGTLKRLKAADIDQEVKERAISCMGQIIYNLGDHLSTDLQPTLKIFLERLKNEITRLTTVKALTLIASSPLKIDLRPILGEGFPILASFLRKNQRALKLSTLTALDILVKNYSDSLKPAMIESVLAELPALITENDMHVSQVAVMFLTTLAQVYPSCISKISSSVLAEILQLIHSPLLQGGALNAIIDFLHALVLTKAAPVGYAELLKQLTAPIYCSGAAGAPALHKQAYYSVAKCVAALSSACPKEAPATVNQFIQDVKTPKSSSAVKVLAFLSLAEMGRTTNLSAQRELRTVILEAFTSSSEEVKSAASYALGNVSIGNLKEYLPFMLKEIGSQPKRQYLLLHSLKEVISASPADGLKPYVEDIWALLFKHCECTEEGTRNVVAECLGKLTLVNPSELLPRLKNQLPSGSPHARSTVVTAVKFTIADQPQPIDALLKGCIGDFLKTLQDPDLNVRRVALALFNSAAHNKPSLIRDLLPAVLPSLYNETKVRRELIREVEMGPFKHTVDDGLDVRKAAFECMYTLLESCLDRLDIYEYLNHVEDGLKDHYDIRMLTFIMLARLSTLCPSAVLQRLERLVEPLRATCSTKVKAGSVKQEFEKQDELKRSAMRAVAALLTIPEVEKSPVMAEFSSQIRSSPEMASLFESIQKDSASLPTSELMDMS, translated from the exons ATGCAATTGAATGGGTCAGTTCACGACAGGGCTCCAGAAAG TCTGGGCCCGCTGGTTGGCAAGGTGAAGGAGTATCAGGTGGAAACCATCGTGGATACGCTGTGCACAAACATGTTGTCAGACAAGGAACAGCTGCGGGATATCTCCAGCATTGGACTGAAAACAGTCATCTCTGAGCTGCCACCAACTTCTACAG GCTCCACAATGACAGCAAATGTGTGCAAAAAGATCACAGCCCAGCTGACAGGAGCCATTGGCAAGCAGGAGGATGTATCCGTGCAGCTGGAGGCCCTTGACATCCTGTCAGATATGCTGAGCAG ACTAGGGGGAACACTCTACTCTTTCCATTCCTCCATCCTGAActgcctcctgccccagctgaCAAGCCCCAGGCTGGCAGTACGGAAAAGGGCCATCATTGCGTTGGGACATCTTGTCTTGACCTGCAGCGGAAACATCTTCTCAGAGCTCACTGAGCATCTGCTTGCTGAGCTGAAGAGGAATGAATCTACTTCTACTACGAGGACATACATTCAGTGTGTTGCTGGCATCAGCAGGCAGGCTGGACATCGCATAG GAGAACATCTGGAGAAGATAATTCCTCTGATTGTTCAGTACTGTAACGTGGAAGATGATGAGCTGAGAGAGTATTGCTTTCAGGCCTTCGAGTCTTTTGTGAGAAG GTGCCCAAAGGAAATGGACCCTCACATCCCTAATGTGATGGGGTTATGTTTGAAGTACATCACCTTTGATCCAAACTACAACTATGAtaatgaggaggaggaagagatgaTGGAAACTGAAAATGGGGAGGATGAAGAGCAAG aaAGCGATGACGAGTACAGCGACGACGACGACATCAGCTGGAAGGTCCGCAGGTCTGCAGCCAAGTGCCTGGAGGCCGTCGTCAGCAGCAGGCGCGACCTCCTGCAGGACTTCTACAAAACCCTTTCCCCGGTCTTGATAAGCAGATTcaaagagagggaggagaatgTCAAAGCTGACATCTTCAGTGCTTACATCTCCTTGCTGAGGCAAACGCTGCCCATCCAGAGCTGGCTGCACGCAGCCGATGCCTCAGGCAAAGATGATGTTCCTTTGAGGATGCTTCAGAACCAG GTCCCCAACATTGTCAAGGCCTTGCACAAGCAGCTCAAAGAAAAGAGCATCAAATCTCGACAGGGTTGTTTCAGCCTCCTGACAGAACTGGCCAATGTTCTTCCCGGTTGCCTGGCAGATCACGTCCCTGCACTCATCCCTG GTATTGTTTTCTCCTTGGCCGATAAATCCAGCTCCTCCAACATGAGGATCGACACACTATCTTTCCTTCACGTTCTTCTTTGCAACCACCAGCCGGAGGTATTCCATCCTCATATCAAAAGCCTGCTACCTCCCGTTGTGACCTGTATTGGAGACCCCTTTTATAAGATCACTTCAGAAGCCCTGCTGGTTACTCAGCAACTTGTGAAAGTTATCAGGCCTTTGGACAAATCCTGCACTTTTGATGCCAAGCCTTACGTGAAGGACCTTTTCCCTGGTACTCTGAAGCGGCTGAAGGCAGCTGACATCGACCAGGAGGTGAAGGAGCGTGCCATCTCCTGCATGGGACAGATTATTTACAATTTGGGAGACCATTTAAGCACTGATCTCCAGCCAACCTTGAAGATATTTCTGGAGAGGCTCAAAAATGAAATCACCAGATTGACAACAGTCAAGGCATTAACCTTAATTGCTAGTTCTCCACTTAAAATAGATTTGAGACCCATTCTAGGGGAAGGTTTCCCCATTCTAGCTTCCTTCCTGAGAAAGAATCAACGTGCCTTGAAACTGAGCACCCTGACTGCCCTGGACATCCTGGTGAAGAACTACAGTGACAGCCTCAAGCCTGCCATGATAGAGTCTGTCCTGGCGGAGCTCCCTGCTTTAATCACTGAGAACGACATGCATGTTTCCCAGGTGGCTGTCATGTTCCTTACTACTTTGGCTCAGGTTTATCCATCCTGCATCTCTAAGATCAGCAGCTCAGTTCTTGCTGAAATCCTGCAGCTCATCCACTCGCCTTTGCTTCAGGGAGGGGCTCTGAACGCCATCATAGACTTCCTCCATGCTCTGGTGCTGACGAAGGCGGCCCCTGTGGGGTACGCggagctgctgaagcagctgaCTGCGCCCATTTACTGCTCCGGCGCAGCCGGGGCTCCGGCGTTACACAAACAGGCCTATTACTCTGTTGCCAAGTGCGTGGCAgccctctcctctgcctgccccaaGGAAGCCCCTGCCACAGTGAACCAGTTTATCCAGGATGTAAAGACCCCCAagtccagctctgctgtgaaggTGCTGGCTTTCCTCTCACTGGCAGAGATGGGGCGCACCACCAACCTCAGTGCTCAGCGGGAGCTCAGAACTGTCATCCTGGAAGCATTCACGTCCAGCAGCGAAGAGGTGAAATCTGCCGCTTCCTACGCGCTGGGGAACGTCAGCATTGGGAATCTTAAGGAGTATCTTCCCTTCATGCTGAAAGAGATCGGAAGCCAGCCCAAGAGGCAGTACCTCCTGCTGCACTCTCTGAAAGAAGTGATCAGTGCCTCCCCAGCCGATGGCCTCAAACCCTACGTGGAGGATATCTGGGCTCTGCTTTTCAAGCACTGTGAGTGCACAGAGGAGGGGACGCGCAACGTGGTGGCCGAGTGCTTGGGGAAGCTGACTCTGGTGAATCCTTCTGAGCTGCTGCCCCGGCTCAAAAACCAGCTGCCATCAG GCTCTCCCCATGCCCGGAGCACGGTCGTGACTGCAGTCAAATTCACAATTGCAGACCAACCTCAGCCCATCGATGCCCTCCTGAAAGGCTGCATAG GTGACTTCTTAAAAACTCTCCAGGACCCGGACCTGAACGTTCGACGGGTGGCTTTAGCCTTGTTTAATTCTGCTGCTCACAACAAACCGTCTCTAATCCGTGATCTGCTCCCTGCCGTTCTCCCCAGCCTGTACAACGAAACGAAGGTCCGACGGGAGCTCATCCGGGAG GTAGAAATGGGCCCATTCAAGCACACAGTGGATGATGGCCTTGACGTgaggaaagctgcttttgaatGTATGTACAcactgctggaaagctgcctcGACCGACTGGATATCTACGAGTACCTGAACCATGTGGAGGATGGACTGAAGGATCACTACGACATTCGG ATGCTGACTTTCATCATGCTGGCTCGGCTGTCCACGCTCTGCCCCAGCGCCGTGCTGCAGCGGCTCGAGCGACTGGTTGAGCCGCTCCGGGCAACCTGCTCCACAAAG GTTAAAGCCGGTTCTGTGAAGCAGGAGTTTGAGAAGCAGGATGAGCTGAAGCGATCTGCCATGAGAGCCGTGGCTGCTCTCCTGACCATCCCTGAAGTAGAAAAAAGTCCAGTGATGGCTGAGTTTTCATCTCAGATCAGATCCAGTCCTGAAATGGCATCACTCTTTGAGAGCATTCAGAAGGattctgcctccctccccacctcagAGTTGATGGACATGAGCTAA
- the LOC115614217 gene encoding cullin-associated NEDD8-dissociated protein 1-like isoform X1, which yields MASVSYHISSLLEKMTSTDKDFRFMATNDLMMELQKDSIKLDEDSEKKVVKMLLKLLEDKNGEVQNLAVKCLGPLVGKVKEYQVETIVDTLCTNMLSDKEQLRDISSIGLKTVISELPPTSTGSTMTANVCKKITAQLTGAIGKQEDVSVQLEALDILSDMLSRLGGTLYSFHSSILNCLLPQLTSPRLAVRKRAIIALGHLVLTCSGNIFSELTEHLLAELKRNESTSTTRTYIQCVAGISRQAGHRIGEHLEKIIPLIVQYCNVEDDELREYCFQAFESFVRRCPKEMDPHIPNVMGLCLKYITFDPNYNYDNEEEEEMMETENGEDEEQESDDEYSDDDDISWKVRRSAAKCLEAVVSSRRDLLQDFYKTLSPVLISRFKEREENVKADIFSAYISLLRQTLPIQSWLHAADASGKDDVPLRMLQNQVPNIVKALHKQLKEKSIKSRQGCFSLLTELANVLPGCLADHVPALIPGIVFSLADKSSSSNMRIDTLSFLHVLLCNHQPEVFHPHIKSLLPPVVTCIGDPFYKITSEALLVTQQLVKVIRPLDKSCTFDAKPYVKDLFPGTLKRLKAADIDQEVKERAISCMGQIIYNLGDHLSTDLQPTLKIFLERLKNEITRLTTVKALTLIASSPLKIDLRPILGEGFPILASFLRKNQRALKLSTLTALDILVKNYSDSLKPAMIESVLAELPALITENDMHVSQVAVMFLTTLAQVYPSCISKISSSVLAEILQLIHSPLLQGGALNAIIDFLHALVLTKAAPVGYAELLKQLTAPIYCSGAAGAPALHKQAYYSVAKCVAALSSACPKEAPATVNQFIQDVKTPKSSSAVKVLAFLSLAEMGRTTNLSAQRELRTVILEAFTSSSEEVKSAASYALGNVSIGNLKEYLPFMLKEIGSQPKRQYLLLHSLKEVISASPADGLKPYVEDIWALLFKHCECTEEGTRNVVAECLGKLTLVNPSELLPRLKNQLPSGSPHARSTVVTAVKFTIADQPQPIDALLKGCIGDFLKTLQDPDLNVRRVALALFNSAAHNKPSLIRDLLPAVLPSLYNETKVRRELIREVEMGPFKHTVDDGLDVRKAAFECMYTLLESCLDRLDIYEYLNHVEDGLKDHYDIRMLTFIMLARLSTLCPSAVLQRLERLVEPLRATCSTKVKAGSVKQEFEKQDELKRSAMRAVAALLTIPEVEKSPVMAEFSSQIRSSPEMASLFESIQKDSASLPTSELMDMS from the exons ATGGCCAGCGTGTCGTACCACATCTCCAGCCTGCTGGAGAAGATGACCTCCACCGACAAGGACTTCAG GTTTATGGCCACCAATGACCTGATGATGGAACTGCAGAAAGATTCAATAAAACTGGATGAAGACAGCGAGAAAAAAGTTGTGAAGATGCTTTTGAAGTTGCTGGAGGACAAAAACGGGGAAGTACAGAACCTCGCTGTCAAGTG TCTGGGCCCGCTGGTTGGCAAGGTGAAGGAGTATCAGGTGGAAACCATCGTGGATACGCTGTGCACAAACATGTTGTCAGACAAGGAACAGCTGCGGGATATCTCCAGCATTGGACTGAAAACAGTCATCTCTGAGCTGCCACCAACTTCTACAG GCTCCACAATGACAGCAAATGTGTGCAAAAAGATCACAGCCCAGCTGACAGGAGCCATTGGCAAGCAGGAGGATGTATCCGTGCAGCTGGAGGCCCTTGACATCCTGTCAGATATGCTGAGCAG ACTAGGGGGAACACTCTACTCTTTCCATTCCTCCATCCTGAActgcctcctgccccagctgaCAAGCCCCAGGCTGGCAGTACGGAAAAGGGCCATCATTGCGTTGGGACATCTTGTCTTGACCTGCAGCGGAAACATCTTCTCAGAGCTCACTGAGCATCTGCTTGCTGAGCTGAAGAGGAATGAATCTACTTCTACTACGAGGACATACATTCAGTGTGTTGCTGGCATCAGCAGGCAGGCTGGACATCGCATAG GAGAACATCTGGAGAAGATAATTCCTCTGATTGTTCAGTACTGTAACGTGGAAGATGATGAGCTGAGAGAGTATTGCTTTCAGGCCTTCGAGTCTTTTGTGAGAAG GTGCCCAAAGGAAATGGACCCTCACATCCCTAATGTGATGGGGTTATGTTTGAAGTACATCACCTTTGATCCAAACTACAACTATGAtaatgaggaggaggaagagatgaTGGAAACTGAAAATGGGGAGGATGAAGAGCAAG aaAGCGATGACGAGTACAGCGACGACGACGACATCAGCTGGAAGGTCCGCAGGTCTGCAGCCAAGTGCCTGGAGGCCGTCGTCAGCAGCAGGCGCGACCTCCTGCAGGACTTCTACAAAACCCTTTCCCCGGTCTTGATAAGCAGATTcaaagagagggaggagaatgTCAAAGCTGACATCTTCAGTGCTTACATCTCCTTGCTGAGGCAAACGCTGCCCATCCAGAGCTGGCTGCACGCAGCCGATGCCTCAGGCAAAGATGATGTTCCTTTGAGGATGCTTCAGAACCAG GTCCCCAACATTGTCAAGGCCTTGCACAAGCAGCTCAAAGAAAAGAGCATCAAATCTCGACAGGGTTGTTTCAGCCTCCTGACAGAACTGGCCAATGTTCTTCCCGGTTGCCTGGCAGATCACGTCCCTGCACTCATCCCTG GTATTGTTTTCTCCTTGGCCGATAAATCCAGCTCCTCCAACATGAGGATCGACACACTATCTTTCCTTCACGTTCTTCTTTGCAACCACCAGCCGGAGGTATTCCATCCTCATATCAAAAGCCTGCTACCTCCCGTTGTGACCTGTATTGGAGACCCCTTTTATAAGATCACTTCAGAAGCCCTGCTGGTTACTCAGCAACTTGTGAAAGTTATCAGGCCTTTGGACAAATCCTGCACTTTTGATGCCAAGCCTTACGTGAAGGACCTTTTCCCTGGTACTCTGAAGCGGCTGAAGGCAGCTGACATCGACCAGGAGGTGAAGGAGCGTGCCATCTCCTGCATGGGACAGATTATTTACAATTTGGGAGACCATTTAAGCACTGATCTCCAGCCAACCTTGAAGATATTTCTGGAGAGGCTCAAAAATGAAATCACCAGATTGACAACAGTCAAGGCATTAACCTTAATTGCTAGTTCTCCACTTAAAATAGATTTGAGACCCATTCTAGGGGAAGGTTTCCCCATTCTAGCTTCCTTCCTGAGAAAGAATCAACGTGCCTTGAAACTGAGCACCCTGACTGCCCTGGACATCCTGGTGAAGAACTACAGTGACAGCCTCAAGCCTGCCATGATAGAGTCTGTCCTGGCGGAGCTCCCTGCTTTAATCACTGAGAACGACATGCATGTTTCCCAGGTGGCTGTCATGTTCCTTACTACTTTGGCTCAGGTTTATCCATCCTGCATCTCTAAGATCAGCAGCTCAGTTCTTGCTGAAATCCTGCAGCTCATCCACTCGCCTTTGCTTCAGGGAGGGGCTCTGAACGCCATCATAGACTTCCTCCATGCTCTGGTGCTGACGAAGGCGGCCCCTGTGGGGTACGCggagctgctgaagcagctgaCTGCGCCCATTTACTGCTCCGGCGCAGCCGGGGCTCCGGCGTTACACAAACAGGCCTATTACTCTGTTGCCAAGTGCGTGGCAgccctctcctctgcctgccccaaGGAAGCCCCTGCCACAGTGAACCAGTTTATCCAGGATGTAAAGACCCCCAagtccagctctgctgtgaaggTGCTGGCTTTCCTCTCACTGGCAGAGATGGGGCGCACCACCAACCTCAGTGCTCAGCGGGAGCTCAGAACTGTCATCCTGGAAGCATTCACGTCCAGCAGCGAAGAGGTGAAATCTGCCGCTTCCTACGCGCTGGGGAACGTCAGCATTGGGAATCTTAAGGAGTATCTTCCCTTCATGCTGAAAGAGATCGGAAGCCAGCCCAAGAGGCAGTACCTCCTGCTGCACTCTCTGAAAGAAGTGATCAGTGCCTCCCCAGCCGATGGCCTCAAACCCTACGTGGAGGATATCTGGGCTCTGCTTTTCAAGCACTGTGAGTGCACAGAGGAGGGGACGCGCAACGTGGTGGCCGAGTGCTTGGGGAAGCTGACTCTGGTGAATCCTTCTGAGCTGCTGCCCCGGCTCAAAAACCAGCTGCCATCAG GCTCTCCCCATGCCCGGAGCACGGTCGTGACTGCAGTCAAATTCACAATTGCAGACCAACCTCAGCCCATCGATGCCCTCCTGAAAGGCTGCATAG GTGACTTCTTAAAAACTCTCCAGGACCCGGACCTGAACGTTCGACGGGTGGCTTTAGCCTTGTTTAATTCTGCTGCTCACAACAAACCGTCTCTAATCCGTGATCTGCTCCCTGCCGTTCTCCCCAGCCTGTACAACGAAACGAAGGTCCGACGGGAGCTCATCCGGGAG GTAGAAATGGGCCCATTCAAGCACACAGTGGATGATGGCCTTGACGTgaggaaagctgcttttgaatGTATGTACAcactgctggaaagctgcctcGACCGACTGGATATCTACGAGTACCTGAACCATGTGGAGGATGGACTGAAGGATCACTACGACATTCGG ATGCTGACTTTCATCATGCTGGCTCGGCTGTCCACGCTCTGCCCCAGCGCCGTGCTGCAGCGGCTCGAGCGACTGGTTGAGCCGCTCCGGGCAACCTGCTCCACAAAG GTTAAAGCCGGTTCTGTGAAGCAGGAGTTTGAGAAGCAGGATGAGCTGAAGCGATCTGCCATGAGAGCCGTGGCTGCTCTCCTGACCATCCCTGAAGTAGAAAAAAGTCCAGTGATGGCTGAGTTTTCATCTCAGATCAGATCCAGTCCTGAAATGGCATCACTCTTTGAGAGCATTCAGAAGGattctgcctccctccccacctcagAGTTGATGGACATGAGCTAA